Proteins encoded together in one Mus musculus strain C57BL/6J chromosome 16, GRCm38.p6 C57BL/6J window:
- the Crkl gene encoding crk-like protein isoform 2 (isoform 2 is encoded by transcript variant 2), protein MSSARFDSSDRSAWYMGPVTRQEAQTRLQGQRHGMFLVRDSSTCPGDYVLSVSENSRVSHYIINSLPNRRFKIGDQEFDHLPALLEFYKIHYLDTTTLIEPAPRLVTL, encoded by the coding sequence ATGTCCTCCGCCAGGTTTGATTCTTCAGACCGCTCTGCCTGGTACATGGGGCCAGTGACTCGCCAGGAGGCGCAGACTCGTCTCCAAGGCCAGCGCCATGGCATGTTCCTAGTCCGGGACTCATCTACCTGCCCCGGGGACTATGTACTGTCCGTGTCCGAGAACTCGCGTGTCTCGCACTACATCATCAACTCCCTGCCCAACCGCCGCTTTAAGATCGGGGACCAGGAGTTTGACCATTTGCCGGCCTTGTTAGAGTTCTACAAGATCCACTACCTGGACACTACCACCTTAATCGAACCGGCGCCCAG